The genomic stretch AGATTTTGAGCATTTGGACAATCAGACAATGTCAGCTTACTAATAATATCATATTGAATGTTTGAACCAGGATTGTTAGTATAAACATCAACAAGAGCATTAAAACAATCTGAATTATATGCTGATGAATCCAATCCACTTATTAATGCATCTACTACTCCAGACTCTAATTTTATATTACCTGCTTCATTATTAACTATTTCGATTGCCTTATCAATTGAAATACTACCTGAAATGTTAAATGATGGCAGATAAGAACCATCGCCAAATAATCTTTCCATAATATTTGTTATTTGTTTATTGCTATTTTTTTCGTTTAACACACCGAAATCCAATTTCTCTATACTTATGATTTTTATGTCTTCTATTCCGTTTTGCTACATTTCCATTGTCCCAGGTAAGCCATGAAGGACCTCTTACTACTGCTTTTCTTAAAGTACTATCAATATTAACAGGATTGAATTCCGTAGATTCACGATAATAGTTTTTTTCGTAGCCATCCAAACACCACTCACTTACATTACCATTTAGATCAAAGACATTATTGTGATTCGCTTTAAAGGTTCCAACTGGTGATGTAAAAGGAAATTTATCATTTTTTAGGTCCACAGGCTGATAATCTGGGAAGTACTCCAGGATTGAACTGTCTGGATAATTCGTCTCAAATGGAAGAAATTGGTATGTCGAGTTATTCTCAGAGTTTCTTGCAGCTGATTCCCATTCTGCTTCAGTTGGAAGTCTTTTATTCTGACGCTCACAATACAATTTCGCCTCAAACCAGCTTATATTAACAACTGGGTAGTTAGACCATTTTGGATCTGTAAAATAATCCGGCATGTTTGGGAAGTTTGGGTCAGCAGGAATCTGTATATTCTGCTCCTTGCAATATTTCAGATATTCTCCAACAGTAACTTCATTTTTATCAATCCAAAATGGAGATAGTGTAACATTGTGTGAAGGGTTATCTGAATTAATACCTGACTGACCTATTGTTACTAATCCTCCATTTATCATTTCCATATTTTTCATTTCCCTATCTGGATCTGATTTGAAGATATCGCTTATTGGATTCCAGAAATATATAATTGCAGCAGCCAATAGAACAAATAATAATAATTTGACAAGGCCTTTTTGGGGGAAGATTTTAGGATCGACTATTGGTTCTGAGGGTGAAGGGTTCTCTCCTAATGCATTCCTAATAAAACCTAAGATATTCTCTTTTGATTTATTGCTATGAATA from Bacteroidota bacterium encodes the following:
- a CDS encoding SUMF1/EgtB/PvdO family nonheme iron enzyme gives rise to the protein MSHDIFISFKNLDSKGKQTRDSKLAKELYDYLTESGYTVFFSNESIKKTGTSQYKKAINDALDTSSILIVVGTSKDHIESEQVKFEWESFYDDILNLRKPVGQIYSYIDGMSIEELPRPLRIRQAFIHSNKSKENILGFIRNALGENPSPSEPIVDPKIFPQKGLVKLLLFVLLAAAIIYFWNPISDIFKSDPDREMKNMEMINGGLVTIGQSGINSDNPSHNVTLSPFWIDKNEVTVGEYLKYCKEQNIQIPADPNFPNMPDYFTDPKWSNYPVVNISWFEAKLYCERQNKRLPTEAEWESAARNSENNSTYQFLPFETNYPDSSILEYFPDYQPVDLKNDKFPFTSPVGTFKANHNNVFDLNGNVSEWCLDGYEKNYYRESTEFNPVNIDSTLRKAVVRGPSWLTWDNGNVAKRNRRHKNHKYREIGFRCVKRKK